The following are encoded in a window of Drosophila simulans strain w501 chromosome 3L, Prin_Dsim_3.1, whole genome shotgun sequence genomic DNA:
- the LOC6736515 gene encoding probable proline--tRNA ligase, mitochondrial isoform X3: MNKASRIFCPALITPKNAVVKQTEQLSRSQKLLTELGLVKSGSNGTYQIMPMAQRSVDKCIDLVQSNMQQAGGQKITLPILTPTGLWKKTGRLEGDISEFYMVRDRSGKQFLMSPVREPTRRQ; the protein is encoded by the exons atgaaTAAGGCGTCCCGAATTTTCTGCCCAGCCCTGATCACACCCAAAAATGCGGTGGTCAAGCAAACGGAGCAACTATCCCGCAGCCAAAAG CTGCTAACAGAACTGGGATTGGTGAAATCGGGCAGCAATGGCACCTACCAGATAATGCCCATGGCCCAGCGATCGGTGGACAAGTGCATTGACCTGGTCCAGAGCAACATGCAACAGGCTGGTGGGCAGAAGATCACCCTGCCCATCCTGACGCCCACAGGACTTTGGAAGAAGACGGGGCGACTGGAGGGCGATATATCCGAGTTCTACATGGTGCGGGATCGCAGCGGCAAGCAGTTCCTCATGAGTCCAGTGAGAGA ACCCACGAGGAGGCAGTGA
- the LOC27208927 gene encoding snurportin-1 — MESSFKELYKKGLDMGEQQKQRQKELLKQQKLRRQQEQDDYRPLQKQEKTVPRKKSGKRSGHQKGIPYRPQLSEWLRHKPDDLSEWLLVPCPVGKRCLVVASKGLTKAYSKGGWMFASFRSSLPGDWQLQKGETILDCVYVEDADTFYVLDGISFGLHEMQECEASFRFYWLRARFEEHDYAKISEHNEKKFKLLDHFDFEDTSAVEQALHKYPIFPENKPVLDGFLFYHKEASYVCRETPLVCWLFPFMMEDVLGLPVSKSYTAPEDYQPSHVLQYMDAFDRKLAEHRRTLKEQKKIVNAQKETPHTMEAEEDVESDEYDSLKRVLDQQRRLELGEFDMDCAEPPSADGC, encoded by the coding sequence ATGGAGTCGAGTTTTAAGGAGCTGTATAAAAAGGGCCTGGATATGGgtgagcagcagaagcagcgcCAAAAGGAGCTGCTAAAGCAGCAGAAACTCCGCCGACAGCAGGAACAGGATGACTACCGTCCGCTGCAAAAGCAAGAGAAAACGGTGCCAAGGAAGAAAAGCGGGAAACGTTCTGGTCACCAAAAAGGCATCCCGTACAGACCACAACTCTCGGAGTGGCTGCGCCATAAGCCCGATGATCTCAGCGAGTGGCTGCTGGTACCTTGTCCAGTGGGCAAAAGGTGCCTCGTGGTGGCAAGCAAGGGGCTCACCAAGGCGTACTCCAAAGGGGGCTGGATGTTCGCGAGTTTCCGATCCTCGCTGCCCGGCGACTGGCAGCTCCAAAAGGGTGAAACAATACTAGACTGCGTGTACGTTGAGGACGCTGACACCTTCTATGTGCTGGATGGCATATCATTTGGCCTACATGAAATGCAGGAGTGCGAGGCGTCCTTTCGTTTTTATTGGCTGCGCGCCCGATTCGAGGAGCATGATTATGCCAAGATTAGCGAGCACAACGAAAAGAAATTTAAGCTTCTGGATCACTTCGACTTCGAGGACACCTCTGCTGTGGAGCAGGCTCTGCACAAGTATCCCATTTTCCCGGAGAACAAGCCAGTCCTAGATGGCTTCCTATTTTACCATAAAGAGGCTAGTTATGTGTGTCGGGAAACTCCCTTAGTATGCTGGCTGTTTCCATTTATGATGGAGGATGTCCTGGGCTTGCCCGTTAGTAAGAGTTATACGGCCCCGGAGGACTACCAACCCAGCCATGTTTTGCAATACATGGATGCGTTTGACCGAAAGCTGGCAGAGCACAGAAGGACTCTCAAGGAGCAGAAAAAGATTGTGAACGCGCAGAAGGAGACTCCACACACCATGGAGGCGGAAGAGGATGTCGAGAGCGATGAGTACGACAGCTTAAAGCGAGTACTGGATCAACAGCGGCGTCTGGAGCTAGGTGAATTCGACATGGACTGTGCGGAGCCGCCATCAGCTGATGGCTGCTAG
- the LOC6736515 gene encoding probable proline--tRNA ligase, mitochondrial isoform X2, whose amino-acid sequence MLATTSPISYRQLPLRLFQIGPKFRDELKTRFGLMRAKEFLMKDMYTFDVSEESARETYSVVNSAYDRLFKQLEVPFVKVNAATGMMGGSVSHEYHYVSPVGEDNLLQCSSCGFAGNSEVVTAPARCPSCNSSDLKEVRGVEVAHTFLLGDKYSKPLGATFLNTSGKPQSLVMGCYGIGITRVIAAALEVLSSDHELRWPKLLAPYDVCLIGPKQGSKEQPQAEVIENELLLNVGEICGHQELLHDDRKELTIGKRLLEAKRLGHPLTIVVGAKSARQDSPKLEVHTSKGETYELDFSETLKLVAEHSQYKKSLERGCFQRETEESKSRSVGHQL is encoded by the exons ATGCTGGCCACCACCTCACCTATTTCCTATCGGCAGCTGCCCTTGAGACTCTTCCAAATCGGTCCCAAGTTCAGGGATGAGCTAAAGACTCGATTTGGCTTGATGAGAGCCAAAGAATTCCTGATGAAGGATATGTACACCTTTGATGTCAGCGAGGAATCAGCCAGGGAAACGTACTCAGTAGTTAATTCTGCCTACGATAGGTTGTTCAAACAGCTTGAGGTTCCTTTTGTTAAGG TGAATGCCGCCACTGGCATGATGGGTGGCAGTGTATCCCACGAGTACCACTATGTATCGCCCGTGGGCGAGGACAACCTACTGCAGTGCAGCTCCTGCGGCTTTGCTGGCAACTCTGAGGTTGTAACGGCCCCAGCTAGATGCCCGAGCTGTAACAGCTCGGATTTGAAAGAAGTACGAGGAGTTGAGGTGGCCCACACATTTCTGTTGGGGGACAAGTACTCCAAACCCTTGGGCGCCACCTTTCTCAACACCAGCGGCAAGCCGCAATCGCTGGTCATGGGTTGTTATGGCATCGGCATCACTAGGGTTATTGCTGCCGCTCTGGAAGTGCTCTCTTCCGACCACGAACTCCGTTGGCCAAAGCTACTAGCACCTTACGATGTTTGTTTAATAGGACCCAAACAAGGGAGCAAGGAGCAGCCGCAAGCAGAGGTGATAGAAAATGAACTTCTTCTGAATGTAGGAGAGATTTGCGGCCACCAGGAGTTGCTGCATGATGATCGCAAGGAGCTGACTATCGGCAAACGTTTGCTGGAAGCCAAGCGTCTTGGACATCCGCTTACAATTGTAGTGGGAGCCAAGTCAGCACGTCAGGATTCCCCCAAGCTAGAAGTGCACACCAGCAAAGGAGAAACATATGAACTCGATTTCAGTGAAACCCTGAAACTGGTGGCAGAACATAGCCAATACAAGAAGAGTCTAGAACGGGGATGTTTTCAACGTGAAACTGAAGAAAGTAAAAGTCGATCGGTTGGCCATCAGCTTTAG
- the LOC6736514 gene encoding uncharacterized protein LOC6736514: protein MAGMGTGFSKCFILFMAIVILVQGVAYLGLSIWGITFRECPDGVTEFSSNPFKYAMELIYFAQEECGEPVLKVADEEFPLNIDWKTSYAITNREFIFMITYAVISGLWVATSVLVITTLCNRTTKLISGVVYWPWFLSVLCGSILDVVATVYHGIDISHTTSMKDALDYIGVSYSETVSNVWTLMEPFGVYFSTPSILLLCLTSRVAIIWLLNIIGVTFCLSLSGIMAEQNAKSAAVSRSQAPTRQPTPQPAVALVQPVVEATLVESVQPSAPQESPQYPEQIRPKPLPIFIPSEQGAQRPNSQQFAPGDRTTLQSPVMVLPPQVPQQRDVLSPQPDINTYRTTEAHPDHLNYPPSEPQTPRAPSPAVQQLAVTSPLNNRYSEIYPAPVNPRVSEELRNQMPWSYTSMVTKPPPPPRKPQLQVQIYPQIPEPDYADH from the exons ATGGCCGGCATGGGCACTGGATTTTCCAAGTGCTTCATACTCTTCATGGCGATTGTCATACTC GTCCAGGGAGTTGCCTATTTGGGCTTGTCCATCTGGGGCATCACCTTCCGGGAGTGCCCAGATGGTGTTACTGAGTTCAGCTCAAATCCCTTCAAGTACGCCATGGAGCTCATTTACTTTGCGC AGGAGGAATGTGGTGAGCCGGTGCTGAAGGTGGCAGACGAAGAATTTCCTTTGAACATAGATTGGAAAACGTCCTATGCCATAACCAACCGGGAGTTCATCTTCATGATAACCTACGCAGTTATTAGCGGACTCTGGGTAGCCACTTCGGTGTTGGTAATAA CCACTTTGTGCAATCGCACCACCAAGCTGATCTCCGGAGTGGTCTATTGGCCCTGGTTCCTATCCGTGCTATGTGGCAGTATCCTCGATGTGGTGGCCACGGTGTATCATGGAATCGACATCAGTCACACAACG TCCATGAAAGATGCACTTGATTACATTGGAGTCTCATATAGCGAAACTGTTAGTAATGTTTGGACCCTAATGGAGCCCTTCGGTGTATACTTCTCTACGCCATCGATTCTTCTACTGTGCCTCACAAGTCGCGTGGCCATCATCTGGCTGCTGAACATCATTGGAGTCACCTTCTGTCTCTCGTTGTCCGGAATCATGGCGGAGCAGAATGCGAAATCAGCCGCCGTGAGCAGGAGTCAGGCTCCCACCCGACAGCCGACACCACAGCCTGCGGTGGCGTTAGTCCAGCCGGTGGTAGAGGCCACCCTAGTGGAATCTGTTCAGCCTTCTGCCCCGCAAGAGAGCCCTCAATATCCGGAGCAGATCCGACCCAAGCCGCTGCCCATTTTCATTCCCTCGGAGCAGGGTGCCCAGCGTCCAAACTCCCAGCAGTTTGCACCCGGAGATCGCACCACTTTGCAGTCGCCCGTGATGGTGCTACCACCACAAGTTCCGCAGCAGAGAGATGTTTTGTCCCCGCAGCCTGACATCAACACCTATCGCACCACCGAAGCTCATCCCGACCACCTCAACTATCCACCTTCGGAGCCACAAACTCCACGTGCCCCTTCGCCGGCTGTCCAACAACTGGCGGTGACGTCGCCACTAAACAATCGCTACAGCGAGATATATCCTGCTCCCGTAAATCCCCGCGTTAGCGAAGAGCTGCGCAACCAGATGCCTTGGTCGTACACCAGCATGGTGACTaagccaccaccgccgccacgcAAGCCCCAACTCCAAGTGCAGATCTACCCGCAGATTCCGGAACCCGACTATGCGGATCACTAG
- the LOC6736515 gene encoding probable proline--tRNA ligase, mitochondrial isoform X1, with protein MNKASRIFCPALITPKNAVVKQTEQLSRSQKLLTELGLVKSGSNGTYQIMPMAQRSVDKCIDLVQSNMQQAGGQKITLPILTPTGLWKKTGRLEGDISEFYMVRDRSGKQFLMSPTHEEAVTAMLATTSPISYRQLPLRLFQIGPKFRDELKTRFGLMRAKEFLMKDMYTFDVSEESARETYSVVNSAYDRLFKQLEVPFVKVNAATGMMGGSVSHEYHYVSPVGEDNLLQCSSCGFAGNSEVVTAPARCPSCNSSDLKEVRGVEVAHTFLLGDKYSKPLGATFLNTSGKPQSLVMGCYGIGITRVIAAALEVLSSDHELRWPKLLAPYDVCLIGPKQGSKEQPQAEVIENELLLNVGEICGHQELLHDDRKELTIGKRLLEAKRLGHPLTIVVGAKSARQDSPKLEVHTSKGETYELDFSETLKLVAEHSQYKKSLERGCFQRETEESKSRSVGHQL; from the exons atgaaTAAGGCGTCCCGAATTTTCTGCCCAGCCCTGATCACACCCAAAAATGCGGTGGTCAAGCAAACGGAGCAACTATCCCGCAGCCAAAAG CTGCTAACAGAACTGGGATTGGTGAAATCGGGCAGCAATGGCACCTACCAGATAATGCCCATGGCCCAGCGATCGGTGGACAAGTGCATTGACCTGGTCCAGAGCAACATGCAACAGGCTGGTGGGCAGAAGATCACCCTGCCCATCCTGACGCCCACAGGACTTTGGAAGAAGACGGGGCGACTGGAGGGCGATATATCCGAGTTCTACATGGTGCGGGATCGCAGCGGCAAGCAGTTCCTCATGAGTCCA ACCCACGAGGAGGCAGTGACTGCCATGCTGGCCACCACCTCACCTATTTCCTATCGGCAGCTGCCCTTGAGACTCTTCCAAATCGGTCCCAAGTTCAGGGATGAGCTAAAGACTCGATTTGGCTTGATGAGAGCCAAAGAATTCCTGATGAAGGATATGTACACCTTTGATGTCAGCGAGGAATCAGCCAGGGAAACGTACTCAGTAGTTAATTCTGCCTACGATAGGTTGTTCAAACAGCTTGAGGTTCCTTTTGTTAAGG TGAATGCCGCCACTGGCATGATGGGTGGCAGTGTATCCCACGAGTACCACTATGTATCGCCCGTGGGCGAGGACAACCTACTGCAGTGCAGCTCCTGCGGCTTTGCTGGCAACTCTGAGGTTGTAACGGCCCCAGCTAGATGCCCGAGCTGTAACAGCTCGGATTTGAAAGAAGTACGAGGAGTTGAGGTGGCCCACACATTTCTGTTGGGGGACAAGTACTCCAAACCCTTGGGCGCCACCTTTCTCAACACCAGCGGCAAGCCGCAATCGCTGGTCATGGGTTGTTATGGCATCGGCATCACTAGGGTTATTGCTGCCGCTCTGGAAGTGCTCTCTTCCGACCACGAACTCCGTTGGCCAAAGCTACTAGCACCTTACGATGTTTGTTTAATAGGACCCAAACAAGGGAGCAAGGAGCAGCCGCAAGCAGAGGTGATAGAAAATGAACTTCTTCTGAATGTAGGAGAGATTTGCGGCCACCAGGAGTTGCTGCATGATGATCGCAAGGAGCTGACTATCGGCAAACGTTTGCTGGAAGCCAAGCGTCTTGGACATCCGCTTACAATTGTAGTGGGAGCCAAGTCAGCACGTCAGGATTCCCCCAAGCTAGAAGTGCACACCAGCAAAGGAGAAACATATGAACTCGATTTCAGTGAAACCCTGAAACTGGTGGCAGAACATAGCCAATACAAGAAGAGTCTAGAACGGGGATGTTTTCAACGTGAAACTGAAGAAAGTAAAAGTCGATCGGTTGGCCATCAGCTTTAG